In Nicotiana tabacum cultivar K326 chromosome 21, ASM71507v2, whole genome shotgun sequence, one DNA window encodes the following:
- the LOC107820298 gene encoding putative glutathione S-transferase, translating into MAEEVILLDFWCSMYGMRARIALAEKGVKYEHKEEEDLKNKSPLLLEMNPIHKKIPVLIHNGKSVCESLVIVQYIDEVWKGNGPLIPSDPYEKAQAWFWSDYMDNTVHGYAEKIWTTKGEEQEQAVKDFLGGLKLIEGILGDKPYFGGENFGFLDVSLIGFYSWFFAYETFGKFSVEAECPKLISWVKRCLERDSVSKTLPDSEKVCEFAVEWNERDTDQK; encoded by the exons ATGGCAGAAGAAGTGATTCTGTTGGATTTTTGGTGCAGTATGTATGGGATGCGGGCAAGAATTGCACTTGCAGAAAAAGGTGTTAAGTATGAGCACAAAGAAGAAGAGGATTTGAAGAATAAAAGCCCACTGCTTTTGGAAATGAACCCTATTCACAAGAAAATCCCAGTCTTAATTCACAATGGGAAATCAGTTTGTGAGTCACTCGTTATAGTTCAGTATATTGATGAAGTTTGGAAAGGAAATGGTCCATTGATTCCTTCTGATCCTTATGAGAAAGCTCAAGCTTGGTTCTGGTCTGACTATATGGACAATACT GTACATGGATATGCAGAGAAAATATGGACAACAAAAGGAGAAGAGCAAGAACAAGCAGTCAAAGACTTTTTAGGTGGACTTAAGTTGATAGAGGGAATACTTGGTGACAAGCCTTATTTTGGAGGAGAAAACTTTGGGTTTTTGGATGTTTCTTTAATTGGTTTCTACAGTTGGTTTTTTGCCTATGAAACTTTTGGCAAGTTCAGTGTAGAGGCAGAATGTCCCAAACTGATTTCATGGGTTAAGAGGTGTTTGGAAAGGGACAGTGTCTCTAAAACTCTTCCTGATTCTGAGAAAGTTTGTGAGTTTGCTGTGGAATGGAATGAACGAGATACAGATCAAAAGTAA